Part of the Funiculus sociatus GB2-C1 genome, TCAGGATATTAGTGTAATTGTCGATTATGCTCACACGCCGGATAGTTTGGAGAATTTGCTGAAAGCCTCCCGTCCGTTTATTCCCGGAAAGATGATTTGCGTGTTTGGTTGTGGGGGCGATCGCGATCGCACGAAGCGCCCGAAAATGGGTAAAATTGGGGCGCAACTAGCAGAATTAGCGGTAGTTACATCAGATAATCCGCGCACGGAAGATCCAGAACGGATTTTGCAAGATATTTTAGAAGGGATACCGTCAACAGTTCAACCTCTGGTAATTAGCGATCGCGCTGTTGCTATTCGCACCGCTATTTTAAATGCCGAGTCTGGCGATGGTATCCTCATCGCTGGTAAAGGTCACGAAGATTACCAAATTTTAGGAACAGAAAAAATCCACTTTGACGATCGGGAACAAGCACGAGATGCCTTAGAAGCAAGGATGAAATTAAAGGATAAAGGATGAATCTGCAACCCGCTCCAGATGGATCTCTCTACCAGCTAGCTTTAAAGCTAGCTGTTCAGCCTCTTTCCGTCACTGCTGCTACTCTCACGTCTTTCTCACGGGCGCTCTTGGATACACTGATTGAGCAACAGCTACCAGCTACTATCTGGGTGAAGCTGCCGCCTGGTCAAGTGTGGCAGCAGGAGATAGATTCATATCATCAATGGATGAGTGTCCCGCACACGATTTATCTATGCAAGCAGTTGGGGACTGGGGACAAGCCACTTCCCAGTCCTCAATCAAATCCCAAAAATCCGGCCGAATCACGGATTATTCCAATTTATCTGGCACCGGATAGCCCGATTTTAAGGGAGTATTTTGTCTTAGTCTTATCTGAGAAGTTTGTTGGCTTGATTTTGGCTCATCGTCCCCACCGAACCAAGCAGGAAATCCAGACAATCCCTACAGACAAAGATTTAGCGCCTGGAAAATCGATGGAGCTTATCGATATTCAGCAAGGGTTATCCTTTGAGGAGTCCGACGAGCTGCTGGCATTTAATATTAATCAAATCGCTACAGAAAAAAAGCGACTGCAAGCTATTTGCAGTTTCGACTTTCCTGTGATTCAGCAGCTTTTGCAGGGGATAGGAAACGCGATCGCTCCCAACCAAGAAGATTTATCTTCTTTAGACAAAAAGCTAGGGATTTTACCACAAGATAATGATTTTGTCCAGACCAAAGCGATCGCGTCTATACTCATCCACCTGTTAGAAACCCAAGGAAAGCAAGAGCAGAGCCGTCGCTTGAATAGCACCAGTGAGGGAACAACAGCACAAACAGCAGCCCTACAGCGGCAAAATGAATCGTTGCTTGACGACTTGCTGTTTAAAAACGAGTTGCTGAGTAATTCGCTGCTGGAACTGCGGACACCGCTAACGAACATGAAAACCGCCCTGAAGCTGCTAGAATCGCCGAATCTCAAACCAGCGCAACGCCAACGCTATATGCGGCTGTTGCATACAGAATGCGATCGCCAGACTTCGCTAATGAGCGGTTTAATGGAACTGGTACAGCTAGACAGCACCACCATACCAATCAATCCGCCACCTGTGCATCTAGCAGAAATTGTCCCAGGCGTTGTCAGCACCTATCAGCCTCTGGCCCAAGAAAAAGGCGTCCAGTTAGGTTATACCATCAGCACTAACCTTCCAATTGTCTCTTGTTTAGAGTCATGGTTACGGCAGATAGTAATTAATCTCCTACACAACAGCATCAAATTTACTCCCACTGGCGGTCAGGTTTGGGTACGATCCAAACAACAAGGGGAATACGTGCAGCTAGAATTTCGAGACACCGGAATTGGCATTGCTCCCAATGAATTACCTAAAATTTTTGACCGTTTTTATCGCGGTCGCCCA contains:
- a CDS encoding DICT sensory domain-containing protein → MNLQPAPDGSLYQLALKLAVQPLSVTAATLTSFSRALLDTLIEQQLPATIWVKLPPGQVWQQEIDSYHQWMSVPHTIYLCKQLGTGDKPLPSPQSNPKNPAESRIIPIYLAPDSPILREYFVLVLSEKFVGLILAHRPHRTKQEIQTIPTDKDLAPGKSMELIDIQQGLSFEESDELLAFNINQIATEKKRLQAICSFDFPVIQQLLQGIGNAIAPNQEDLSSLDKKLGILPQDNDFVQTKAIASILIHLLETQGKQEQSRRLNSTSEGTTAQTAALQRQNESLLDDLLFKNELLSNSLLELRTPLTNMKTALKLLESPNLKPAQRQRYMRLLHTECDRQTSLMSGLMELVQLDSTTIPINPPPVHLAEIVPGVVSTYQPLAQEKGVQLGYTISTNLPIVSCLESWLRQIVINLLHNSIKFTPTGGQVWVRSKQQGEYVQLEFRDTGIGIAPNELPKIFDRFYRGRPAGGEEVVGAGLGLTIVQQLLLRCGGSISVTSRLGQGSTFKVLLPIAN